ATATTATTAATCCAAAAAATTAAATTGGGCCAAAATGCTTATTGACAACACCATTAGGGTCCTGGCTACAAAAGTTAAGATTTTCTGATCTAGGGATAGATGTCTTCCATCCTTATCCCCATATCCACCAACCTAGCAGAGCTACAAGCACAGTGACTGACACATGCAATCCTTTAAGAGACACAATGTAACTGAGTTATTGCCATTTTAATGAAGTATATTAAGCAAATGGAAAGCCAACTACCACTCTCtttatggtcacacagctcatCAGGAGCTAtaatacaacaacaacaactggaAGAGATAAACATTGTATCATTACCAAGTCATGGAAGAAGAAGCTATTTGATCAATTTATCTACCTAAAGAATTGAGCTTCATTTGGTGCGTTCTCCAATGCCCTCAATTCCTCTGATGCAAGAATCATCCCACTATCCGTCTGGTTGTCCTAATATATGAACAACAGTGTTAATACTTTGAAGGTTATTAGTAAAAATTGATGTATTTTGACAGTTAATTAAAATCTTTCTTACGTCGGGGGCCACTCTCACTGCGGGCTCAACGGGAATATCTTCAAATGTCTTTACGCTGACAGGTCGACTATGTCGCTTGGTGTTCTGAATGAACCTAAAGGCAATAAATGTAAGATATCTCATCAAACACttcatttaaagaaaaagaaatatcATATTTAATTTGTCACAgggaaaaataagtgtaaaagcAAACTAAATTAATCTGTCTGTAAAATGTCGTAGACATAAAACGGGGAAAAAAAAGCAGCTGCTTAATCTTTCTCAAGTACTCACAACATATATGCGGTATATTAAAGGATATACAGATATTTTACAGGTAATTTACCTTAAATGGATGATCATGATGCCAGCATTGAACATTGAATTGTCTCTGTATCCAGCGATGCTGAATACATTCATTTATACATACATGCTTTGTGTCATGGATGTCctgaattatatattatttatgtattattatttctaaGGGGTTATATACCGTAGGTAGCATTAAGAGCCAGGCACTGTTTAGAAAATGATTAGCACATAAGAACTGGTCTGGAGAAGTCCCCAAGTGACTGTATGTTTTCATAGCCAACCAATTGCACACTTTCTTTTCTGGCTCACATCCAATCATTTGCATTCATCGTCACCACCACCCAAACCATAAGGGTTTCACAGGTCGACGGCTCTTAAATACAGCAAATGGCACAAATGACTGTTTACAGTACTTCGGGTATGGAACCTCTTTAATAGTGATGTTAATTCTCTATATAATCAACTGTAATATAAACCTTTACTATAAATGTTTTCTCAATACTTAATAAATCCTTTTTTACcaatacatgataaaaaaaaagtcacaaattCATTAATTATGTAACCAGCTAATACATTCATCTAACCCCAATCACCACATCTAAACAAGTCTATATAGTTAGTGTGTACAAGGTGACTCTTCCAAACATGAAACTACAATCTAAAACTAATTCTACTTtgtagaacatcatcatcatcatcatcatcacgatttatttatatagcgccactgattccgcagcatgTAAGATTTGTGAAATGTACAGACTATATATAGGTCAGTACCGTATTCCAGCTGCGTTATCATAATGGAATTTTGGATCACATATTTCCTCTCCTTCCATACAGGAAACAGGTGAGGTCGGCATAGAGAGTCCAGAATCTTCCTCAATGTTCAAAGACACTGTAAGCGGAATATAGTCTTTTCCATCCTAGTAAATAAAGGAACATACTTACAAATAGCAGATACTAGAGTATCATGACATTAGCagatattaaatactttttttcattTGTGCAGATATCAATTAATCtcattacatacatacacaactaAATATATATTGCTTACCAGTTGTACATTAGCTTGCAACACGTTTCCCAGATGCTCCACTAGTTCGGAAAAGGTGGGTCTTTGTTTAGGATCCCCATGCCAGCAGTCCAGCATTGTCTGATATCTAGAATGACAAAATCATGTCAGTAAATGGCACATTCCATTCCTGGTAGATTCCAGCTCACTATGAATCAGACTTCCCCACCACCGTGTTGGAGACTTACATTTCAACTGTTGCATAATCCGGAGCTCTCATTCGTGTTCCGTCCTTTAGTCGTCTGCAAAACTCTTCGTCAATCTGTACTCCAGGATATGGGGACCCTCCTATGAGAAAGACATTCGCGATTTGTACCCATTGTCTCTTTAATTGTTTCTAACACAAAGGCTTAAGTCTGCTCCTTGAAACAATTTTGGAGGAAACATAAGGAGCCCAGGAGATGGGAACAGTACTAAAAATATAATTCCCCTAAGATTGACAGCATATGGGTTTATTAAGGTTTTGGAAAGTATTATGGGTCACAGGAATGTGAATATAGTTCAAGCAATTGTGTCAGATTAGTGAAGAGGTCAATAAAGTTGTTTGTTGTTTTAGATTGGAGCAGATCTCGGCATGTGTGCATTTAGCAAGTAATTTGAGaatgtcactcacatcagtccctgccacattggagcttacagtctaagggcctgattcattaaggatcttaaatgaagaggatccttattaaagtctcctggacaaaaaccatgttacaatgtagcacacaaatacttgatagattatttgtacactgaaatttaaagtttatatgtgtgtgttacatgaaaaaaaacagtcagtatttaacttatgtgcaaaacagaaaactaatgtgcaccccttccattgtaacatggttttgtccaggagactgaaataaggatcctcttcatttaatatccttaatgaatcaggccctaaattccttaacacacacacaggttaattttgccagccgccaattaacctactagtatgtttttggagtgtgggaggaaaccagtgcaCCCAAAGGAAGCACATATAAACCCTGGTCAGGAATTTAATGCAACGTAGTCattatttaagtttattttatatagaaagCAGCATAACATTGAAATAAACAGTCAGCTAACCAGTCTACATTGAATAAAATGATTGTGTGTCTTTATGTAAGGACAGTCATCAGGGTCATATTAGATTATAAGGatttcctgtacatttatttcccCATGAAAAGCGGAAATCTACATAAGTGACTCACCTAATGAGAATATTTCCCAAAGCAGGACCCCAAATGACCACACATCACTCTGTGTGGTGTATACTCTGTCAAAAATAGTCTCTGGCGCCATCCATTTAAGAGGAAGCCGAGCCTAGAGGAGAAACAGTGGATGggttcaaaaacaaacaaaagatagCCAACTAATTTAGTCAACTTTAATTATAAGGAATCGTAGCACTATACTTACATCTCCTTTGCGGACATAATCTGGGTCTTTATAGACGTCTCGTGCCAAACCAAAGTCACAGATTTTAACCACGTTGTTCTCGCCCAGTAATATATTACGAGCGGCGAGGTCCCGGTGGATGCACTGGAAAGAAGAAGAGACAATAATGTTAAACTAGCTGCTATCTTATTCTTTTGGTTATGTttctattatttaataaaattaaaaatagcaaAATGTTACACTATTTTACCGGCAGTGTTAGTggaaacataaataattattttttctaaatatgtTTACTGTTTTTATAATCAGAAGTAGATAGTACATTATAGGTATCTAGGTGCTCCGGCTATATTAACTTTTGTCACTTTTTAAGAATTAAAACATAAAAGTACAGCTGAGGATAGGACATATtcaatacttgcctactctcccggaattcccaggaggctcccgaatttcagggactcccggaagagtaagcAAAGCTcctgcatttgccgaaattcacggcattgaatggaggggacggggcttaattggGTCATTAAGATCCGCCACCTCCAtatgccctcctcctaccccatgtcacatgacttctcccccagaTCTCCCAgtggagaaatcttaaaagttggcatgtatgacataTTCCATGTTTATGCACTGACATTGCTTTTTAACATATACATATTCTGAAATTAGGAAAGATCAGTGAGTATAAGGGATTCATGCAGATCGCCGTACTTTGCGTGAGGACATATATTCCATTCCTCGAGCCACCTGGAAGCTGTATGAGATGAGGTCCTCCATGCTGAGCGGGTTCTTACACACCTCCTCAACTATAGAAAGAAAGATTCCATCACGTTAGAAATCAGAGGTTCTCTGCTacagtatgtgtatataatgtagctAAGCCTACTTTCTAAGACACATTTTTGTAACCAGTACTATACAAACTGGTGTCCATTATAAATTCTTCTCTCCATCTAAAACACATATGGATGCATGAACAGTAATGttggttatatactgtatatggctGTGGTGTTGTCTTCAATAATATGACATACAGATATTGGATAGCAAAGCTCTTTATAATGTGGGATATTGAACCCAAATATGGGAGTTGGACTCCAGGGTGTGCCAAGTCATTCTTCTGCCTGAGCAggtaaataaaatagcaccctttTCATCCATTATAAAAACTATCACAAATTTTTGTATGTGAACAGTCTCGCctttattattgctatttttaaGCATTATTCGATCtgcaaattaagtaaaaaaacacTAATATAAGCTTTTGTTTCAAGGAAAGAAGCATTTTTTGATCTCATGGTTGAGATGTTAAATAGCAAATAAATTAATGTGGAGTAAATACTAATGAGTAATATTTGGAGATACAAAAGTCTTACCTTCTTCCTCTTCAACATCACTGAGAGATTTCTCTTCCGCAAAGCCGGAACTTGCGGAACTCTGACTGCTAGCAATGCTGTCTAACCGTCGCTTCAGATCCTTGGGGGTTTCAACATAATGCTGTTTACCGTGTCTGTACCGCACAGACTTAGTCTGCAatggagatagatagatgtaactGTATATTCATGCTTCATATAAGATATCAACTATCTTTGagaatattcatattcatataAGGACATACATATGACTCCCCTACAGCTGGAAAATACATACCAGTAATAAAAAGTTCATGGGTTTTCTACATATAATACCCATAATAGCCTAGTGATAAGGGTACCCGTGTTCTATAGCAGCATTTCAGAGATGAATGCTAACTACATATCATCATATTGTCAGAATAATCACCTAATATGCAGAGAGACAACTTGACATCAGCTACAGCTACAATTTACAGCATGATCTGCCAGCGAATAGCTGAAGACCCACAAGCCGGGTCAGCCGAATGTAATACATTTGACCATGTTGCTAAATAAAAGACAGTAAGTgtcataataataaatgtttttgtacaAATTCGCGTGGACCTGGGCGCCAAGATGGAAGAGGCGGTGGCGGATGCAAAGTCTTGCATCTTCTGCTGGGAAGAGCTGAgagaatcatcattatcatcagcaactatttatatagcgccactaattccccagcgctgtacagagaactcactcacatcagtccctgccccattggagcttaatctaaattcccgaacatacacacacacacagagagagagactaaagccaatttttaatagcagccaattacttgtatgtttttggagtgtgggaggaaactggagcgcctggaggaaactcacacaaacaggggaagaacatacaaacttcacacagataagtccaaggtcaggaatcaaactcagaaTGAATGCACTTTGTGTTATGCtcgtaaggaaaaaggagattcCAATTTGGGAGACAGACATGTAAATGAAATCCATGGGGTGAAGTAGAGCGTTCACATCAGTGTTTGTGGGTTGTTGCAGAGGCTCTTTCTCCtcgcaaaaggacttgaattttatgGGTGCTCATTAGGTGCTAGTAATTATATACTTTAAAAAGAACAACGTTTTTTCCCATCCAGGTGCAATTGATGCAGGGACATGCATTTATAAGCACACATATAcccatgtaatacagacagtctagGTATCCAAAACTGGTGTGTGCCTATGTGTACGCAACGTgcagatataaatgtattgtgaGTGGGGGCACTTTTGCTTGTACATGACCTTTCATGACTAGAGTAACATAAGGGAGAGTCCACTAATAAATAGATCACTGATGACCTGAGATTAGTTAGTGACTGGAAGGAGTTGTTGTATATCGATGATCACTTCTGTAGTGTTGTGACTGCTGCAGTATGTGACAGTGTGTTACTTTGTGTTTCTTGTCTCTGAGGCCAAGCAGTGGAGACAGGAAGGAGTCAGAACAGCACTCAGCCTACAACAATGCATTGCAATGTGTTCAAATCactaaaaaatgtaaacagtTCTTGTGAGTACCAGAGCCTGTCATGCCATGGTAAAATGACACGTGCATATTTTCATGGACCATACACACCTTGTACAGAACAAATTCATTCCTTTTGCTTCTTAAATATGCAGATAGATTTCCAAACTTGCAATATTCAACAATCACCATCAATGGACCTAAAATCAACAAGTAAAACAGATTTCTATAAAATCCAACACCTGGAATTATTGTTTATTACTTATTTAAAGCTGTAACTCAGAACATTACATCCTTCAAGTCAAATCAAGGAAAAAAATCAAATCACAAAAAGCTTTATTACAAATGATAGATGACAGACACAGCTAACAGATCAGAGGCCTCTATATGAGCATTGGAGGGCATTAGCCTACATAGCCAGGTCAGTATATGGCTGAATAGTGACTTCTTCTCACCAGGCTCACAAAACAGCCATAGGTTAGATCTTATCTCATAATGTGATTTGTCTCTTTGGGGACCAAGGGTCGTTTGTGAGGCTCCTGACAAGCatcatgttgcccatcactgcaatGGGGTAAAATGAAATGGTCATATGGATATTTGCTGGAGCCCTTTATGAGATTTGAGGAGATGCCAGCTGTATTGTCCCTCCCTTTTTGCTAGAGAGCGAATGGTTACATATGCTCACATATATTCTCTGCAAGTAGGCACTACTTGCAAAGAAAGTAGGAAGCCCCACTCAGGTCATAAAATCCATCCCATACTTCATTTTGGGTAAAATACCTGTAGGACCCTATCCCCGCTTATCATGTTAATTTGGGTGCATTAGGGGTCTGATTTATAGGAAACCATCATGGGGTGAAGATCTAAAAAAAGAGATTGTCCAGGGAAAAGTGTGACGTCCAGGAGCCCTGCCTACAAGGTCTTACAAGAAATGGGATTACCAACCTCCTGGTTTGGTGCAGGCTCCAAGCAAGTTCACAACATTCAGATGATGACCAATATGACTGAGAATTTTTAGCTCCGACATTAATGCCGTGTATTCGCTATTAGTTGCCCCCTCTGTAAAAGAAGaccatatatgtaatatatatatatattatatataatataataaaataatacatatttgtatAAAACATCCGCATTTACCTTTCAGCATTTTCACTGCCACTGTTTTGCAAGTTCCGGTTGTATCAATTCCAAAAGCGTCAGCTTCCAAGACTTGTCCGAAAGCCCCACGGCCTAGAGGTTTCCCTGTGTAACACAAGATGTTAGGGAGAGCCAGTTCAACATGTTGTTCATGCAAAACTTTGACTACATGAAATAAGTTGATTTAACAGTGCAATGCTAAATGTGTATTAACAGTTAGTTGTTGCTGTTGGAGTACGTGCTACAAGTACTGAGAAAAGTCACCTAGTTTAAGCCGATCTCTAGGGAACTCCCATTTCATGGAGTCGTAGCAGAGTCTTTCGCATTGCTCTTCGAGTGGGACTTCACTGGGGTCCATAATTATAGACAAGTAACTGGTCTTAAGTTCCCCTCCATTGGGCtggaaaaaataaacaacactTCTGGTCAACTCTACATGAGAGTGTTGAGGAAAAAAAACTAGTGTTACATTGTAATACCAGAGACCTCTAGTCGATCAGGTCTACAGCGCTACACATTTCCCAAAGAGCGTTCACACGGATCATAATTCATCTCTTTACCCATAACAAGCAAAGAATGCCCCAAGAAtgtttttctttatgtgcaattGCAATTAAAATCAAATTAATACAGCCTTAGTAAACCACGCAGAGTTTTAATGTATTGAAAGGGAAAATGTGTCTGTTGACATAAGTACAATGAgaagagagagaaacaaaagacCCTCCGTCAGTTTTCATTTGTCATGCTGGGCAAATACAAATGGGACAGTAGAGAAACTTGATTCATTACCCTCTTTACGGTCCGGAGGATGATTACAAGAAGCATCCAAAAGAACAGGGCAATCACCCCGGTGCCAACCAGAATAATGAGCTCCAGATTTGTTTTCTCTTCTGAGCCTGGAGGGAACAAATTggacatttgccagattattccAGCTCAATTTTTATAAATAACTGAAAATCACCAAACACGGTCCATTAATCCCAAGCATGTAGGATTATTGAGGAATATGGGGCCATAGGGAGGTGACAGAACTGCCGTCCCAAGGATGGACTGACCAATAGGCCCAATCATTGCTGTCTGCATTTTCTGCAGTAAGGTGGGCTCCCTGCTTAGGTACAGTCATACACGTTCATAGGAATGTAAGGAACAGTTAAATAGTTTGAGAGGGAATCCCTCTACTAATAATAACACAACTAATAACACAGATTTGGAGAGAGTAGGACATCACAAACTACCTCGCTGATAAGAAAAAGAACATTATATTTTTCAATTACAGGCCTATTAAACTCTTAAAAACAAATAGCCTTttatgcattattatttattattattattattattattattatagactaTTAGTAAATAGAAACATCATtgacaaattatttttctataaaaaaaaagtcaatcaCACTCGCAATTActcctagggatatatttactaaactgcaggtttgaaaaagtagagatgttgcctatagcaaccaatcagattttagttatcatttatttagtacattctacaaaatgacagctagaatgtgattggttgctataggcaacatctccactttttcaaactcgcagttcaATAAATTTAGCCCTAAGAGTATTATCTGTGTTCCCATAATATTTGTGAATGTAATTATAGTCAATGAAACCGGAATAGCTAATGTACATTTCTATTATACATTATGCCTTGAAAATCTTAATCTGTCACTGTTGAGATAAATATATTGATATGTACTGTAAAAGGCACATTTGTTTATTCTAAATATATAGATGTTAAGGGAATGGTTTAAAGAGAATATAATGCCAATTTTCCCCTTCTATCCATGTGAAGATTACTGGTTGGACCCAAGTAGTTTTAGGAGAAGCCAATGGGAACTTAAGTAACCAATCTAAGCCAAGGTAAATATAaaagagtataaaataattgaagaATATGGACTGTAGAGTCAAATGCATCAATAAAGACTcttatcaatcatcatcatcatcatcatcatttatttatatagcaccaacatattccgtagcgctttacaattggggacaaacacagtaaactaataaacaaactgggtaaaacagacaaagaggtgagaagtccctgctcgcaagcttacaatctatgggacaatgggagtttgatacatgaggttaagtctacattttgcattttggcccagccagactgcaaaggtaaaagggactcataagctaaatgatcctgtcacacaacaatgttggtcatggggtagttgtcttgtgtgaattgtgtaacggatgtaatagggtaatgtagtgaggctaagagggtggttgaggaatattataagcttgtctgaagaggtgggttttcagagaacgcttgaaagtttgtagataaTCATGTCATTTATCAACAAAATTTAGCATTTTTAACATCGATCaacatataaaaatgaataaatgagtAATTAGCAGTATATTGTATTAACAGgggaatttatttatatatgccaTTCATTGTATCTGTGCTGCTACATACCGATCATACTTACTATTCACTGTAAAGTACATCTCTGCTTCTGCACATCCCAAATCATTGCAGGCTCGGCAAGAATAGAACCCCATGTCTTCTTTCCTAACACGCTGGATGGTCAATGTTCTATTCTGGTCCTTTAATATAATACctttaaaacagaataaaatgatgtgttatacataattatttatgtattttagtaTAAGGTGAAACACCTACTTGAATAACCAACACAATGCAATAAGCACCCATACTTTGGGATGTATACATTGGTGCTACTGCTAATGTACAGTCACTTTATCATGTGTAAGTTATATTTATTGACACTgcaaacacaaggggcctgattcattaaggatcttaacttgagaaacttcttatttcagtctccatgttacaatgcaaggggtgcaaattaggattttgttttgcacataagttaaatactgactgttttttcatgtagcacacaaatatcaactttaaatttcagtgtacaaataagctatcaagtatttgtgtgctacatgaaaaaacaggcagtatttaacttgtgtgcaaaacagaatactaatttgcaccccttgcattgtaacatggttttgtccaggatacagaaataagaagtttctcaagataagatccttaatgaatcaggcccaagatttttaaaataattttcatttattaGCCACAACTTAATCTAAtcctttttaaaagaaaaataaatagctgCTTAAGTCACTAAGTATATCCTGATATAAATGTCtataatatacaaattatatttgtagatgaaatttaaaatggaaaaaagtttgtttttgtactttggtcttctaaaataaaacaaagcattcttgatcatctactatataaatgcctagtggcgtgtgtgtaaaaaaaaaaaaaccaagctgcagcgccacctgctgggcagagttatacactgacctatatatttcttgaaggagaagtgacagttgggagtggttggtggttgccgggggtgacagtggggagtttttaacaccttaagtagcttgatgaaggatgtggcgataaagatgaaggatgaggtgatggagaaaaatgatgaggtggtgacatgtggacaaaaccacgttaaaaaagggcgcttgcgttgggaagtaacgctcttcccctgaggaggcctgggctatggcccaaatgcatgacaagaacctttttaacaccttaagtagcttgatttgactagaatgcatgagtatcatgcacgggttaacttgtatcatATATGATCTTATATCAGCCTATTTAACAACACATATTGTATCAGTCATTACCTGAGTCTCCAACCAGCGCATCATAATCTTTAAACCAAAGAATTTGTGGCTCAGGTGTCCCGGTGACCTGGCAACGCACCTCCAAAGTTTCACTAACGTTGGTCGTCTGGTTCTTCAGTCCCTGGTGAATAACAGGAGGCTTCTGggctgtgtgtaaatatataacatCCATGTTTTCGTTAGGTCATGTACATTTAGACATATAAGTTACATATGTGTATGAGAGGGACTTTATCCAGCACTACTACACATGGAGCAGTATCAATATGTCACTGGAATCTGTTGAGGTATcttaattatatttgtatatttgtattttgagggtagcacggtggctcagtggttagcacttctgcctcacagcactggggtcttgagttcaattcccgaccatggccttatctgtgaggagtttgtatgttcttcccatgtttgcgtgggtttcctccgggtgctccagtgtcctcccacactccaaaaacatactggtaggttaattggctactatcaaaattgaccctagtctctctctctctgtctgtctctgtctgtgtgtgtgttatggaatttagactgtaagctccaatggggcaggcactgatgtgaatgagttctctgtacagcgctgcggaatcagtggcgctatataaataaatggtgatgataatgatgatagatAAGACCATAGATAAAGACTAGAGAAATATTTTCAGCGAACTTTATCCCCGAAAATATTTTCTTGAATTAGTTTTGAACTGAATTACAGCCCTTATCTGTATGTGACGGTGCGAGATGAGCATAGAGAATACAACTTTCCATACCATTAATAGTTATTTTTGTGGTCAAACAGTATTTCTTCTGGGTCTTCCTGTGTTGCGCTACACAGACATAGTCCCCCTGGTCATACATAGAGATCTCCCGCAGACTGAGCTCCGAGGTGACATTTAATGCACTGATGTACGTAGTGGTAGAATCCATCTTCATGAAAGTGTCCAGGTTTTCGCAGATGGGCATTAACCGATTCATTGACATAGGAGGACTCAGCTTGTACCACGTCAGGTTCCCATATGTAAACCGATCAGCGATGCATTTCAAACTCACGTTGTCATGTTCAGTGAGCTGGTTCTT
The Mixophyes fleayi isolate aMixFle1 chromosome 1, aMixFle1.hap1, whole genome shotgun sequence DNA segment above includes these coding regions:
- the KDR gene encoding vascular endothelial growth factor receptor 2, whose amino-acid sequence is MRTMLMLIVFLQCCLAGLMAASDIPKLSTKEDTLLIDSNNTLNITCRGERPVVWSWPATASTVENRTSVSECNESAYCQTLVVSQLTANNTGIYKCFYEGSNRTSSVHVYVVDHNSSPFGPSSSDNPLSVNIPGSITANDSVIIPCRASRQNLNVTLRTKYADNTLIPNGHSVLWDNEKGFTVFSGLVRFFDMVFCETTCDGETYRSPNYIILVIEFRIYSLSINPHPQIQLAVGERLALNCSARTPFNGRISFKWDYPTMAYKQAELRSIRNDLPGELDHSGFLKIEEVTLNDGGIYSCTADSGGMNRTNSTTVIVHEKPFIIIDGTMQKVFNVNAGDRIKIPVKFTAYPAPEVEWKKNGKLLHHNSRFPYLLSINECSEKDAGNYTIILTNPRTRGYEKHTFQLIVHVHPHICEKSVSATLESYKFGKRSILTCTASGTPAPVHIQWSWQLEEECTFSPQLYEIGKNPYSCLKWRDITDKHGGNVVEIHESRTDVIDGKIKTVSKLVIPAANVSALYNCSASNQAGKDERIITFHVTRGLDVSVYPKNQLTEHDNVSLKCIADRFTYGNLTWYKLSPPMSMNRLMPICENLDTFMKMDSTTTYISALNVTSELSLREISMYDQGDYVCVAQHRKTQKKYCLTTKITINAQKPPVIHQGLKNQTTNVSETLEVRCQVTGTPEPQILWFKDYDALVGDSGIILKDQNRTLTIQRVRKEDMGFYSCRACNDLGCAEAEMYFTVNSSEEKTNLELIILVGTGVIALFFWMLLVIILRTVKRPNGGELKTSYLSIIMDPSEVPLEEQCERLCYDSMKWEFPRDRLKLGKPLGRGAFGQVLEADAFGIDTTGTCKTVAVKMLKEGATNSEYTALMSELKILSHIGHHLNVVNLLGACTKPGGPLMVIVEYCKFGNLSAYLRSKRNEFVLYKTKSVRYRHGKQHYVETPKDLKRRLDSIASSQSSASSGFAEEKSLSDVEEEEVEEVCKNPLSMEDLISYSFQVARGMEYMSSRKCIHRDLAARNILLGENNVVKICDFGLARDVYKDPDYVRKGDARLPLKWMAPETIFDRVYTTQSDVWSFGVLLWEIFSLGGSPYPGVQIDEEFCRRLKDGTRMRAPDYATVEIYQTMLDCWHGDPKQRPTFSELVEHLGNVLQANVQLDGKDYIPLTVSLNIEEDSGLSMPTSPVSCMEGEEICDPKFHYDNAAGIRFIQNTKRHSRPVSVKTFEDIPVEPAVRVAPDDNQTDSGMILASEELRALENAPNEAQFFSLLMPSKSKESVTSGSSNQTSDYQSGYHSDDTETANDTNEKTQLLKRENSPEICYVEKNPHQAVIQLSTEV